The ANME-2 cluster archaeon DNA segment TTAAATCAGCTTAAATCTGGTGAATCAGCGTCTTGAAAATAACTGGAAAATGGGACAGTGTCATTACAGGAAGACCAGAAATTGAATTATAATAAATCTATATCTCCATCTTGAAAGCCTTTGGGGCGGAACAGTATGCAAAGTTTAAAAACGAGGAGCTATAAACTGAACTTAGAGGGAGAGGGATAAAATATGGCGCTATATGCAAAAATTACGAAAGAGGGATACTTATCAATTCCAAAGCAGAGCATCAAGAAGATGCGGTTGAAGACTGGCATGCGGTTCAAATTGTTGGCTGACGAAGAAGATGTTCTGGTTTTAAGGCTTGTACATGAAGATGAGACTCAAGTCGATGAGAGCTCTTTGTTGCTACAACAACAAGCACTAAAAAATATTTGGGATAGCAAAGAGGAAGATGTCTATGAATTATAATCGTGGCGATGTCGTCATTGTTCCATTTCCATTTGTAACTTCGGAAGGGGCATTGCAGAAGGCACGACCCGCGCTGATCATCTCTGACCATTCGATTGATAGGCGTTTTGATGATCTGATTATGGTTGGAATAACATCTCGAATTGTTAAAGATATGAAAAAGACGGAATATAGGATTGTTGAGGGAACGGAGGATTTTAAATATTCCGGGTTGATAAAAACATCGGTAGTACGGTGTGAATACATCATGACCGTGCCACAGGGACTGGTTGCGAGAAAGTTGGGACATTTACCTGATGAAACAATAAAGAAAATCGATAAAAAATTGAAATTGAGTTTAGGAATAAATGAGTAAAAGGTTTTTAAATGGATTACAAATTAAACAACAAAACCGTATGCATCACCGACCTGGGTTATGTCGGACTGCCGCTTGCACTTACGTTCTCTAGACACCTAAAGGTCATTGGCTTTGACGTAGATGACAATAAAATCAAAGAACAAAAAAGCCCCCTTCAGGTGCAAATTAATTGTAGCAATGGCTAAGCATTGGGTGGCTCCAATCTAGTAATTTTTTTCCAAATGCTTCATTTTCTTTAGGAGATTCCTTCTCATATCTATCAAATATCATTTTACTTCCGCATTGTGGACAAACTGATATCTACTTATTAAGATTTTTAATAAAGTTATTGAATGTTGTTTGTGTTATATTTCACTTTTTCAAGCCCGATGTCAGGTTTGACCACAAGATCCTCAATGGAACCTCTGCGGATGTCTATCATAATATTGTTCAATACGCCAAGGGTCACTCCATCTGAGCTGACAACCGGTTTATCCCTGAGATTCCTTGCAAACATTTTGTTCATTACCATATCTTCCAAATTTTTATCGATACTTTATAAATGATCAGGGCGGCCGGCCTGGGTGTGGCAGTGGGAAATGCTCATCCGGCCCTGAAAGATGCTGCTGATTTGGTAACCACAGGCCAGTATGGGGCAGGTGTGGTGGAAGCACTCAAATTAACAGGCCTTGAACTTAACAGGCTGTCCGACAATTATTGTCAGTAAGTATCCACTTCAAAAAGCATGGTATTTTGACCGGATTTACAGGATGTTGACGTTGCGGTATATCCCGTAGATCCTGTTAATCCTGTCTAATAATTTTTAAATTACCCTTATATTTGAAGTGGATACCTATCTTTGATAGTGCAATAAGCGGAGTGGAGTTGGATACAGCAACCATATTATCCGGTAATCCTCTCAAGTGTATCCAGGTTTTTTTCAAAATCTTCAATAGTGTAGTTCAAAGGAACACCGCTCTTATCCAGTAGTGTCAGCATCTCCCATTTATTTCTTACACCTGCCAGTTCAGCGGCTTTACCAAGAGATATTTTGCCTTCCCTGTAAAGTTCAATGGCAAGTGTCCTCTTTATGAAATCTGGCATCTCACTCTCGCGGACTTTGACCGAGAATGGGAAACTTGCAGGAAGGTTAAGAGTGGTCTTTATTTCGCTCATTTTATCCATTTTTATTTTATTTCTAATAGTACATTAACATTTTCTAAATAAAGATGGATTTAGGGATTTATTAAATTAATTCGAGTATAAGTACAGATATTCAGATTTTTAAAATACCTTTTAGTGTTATAACTCCCACCATGCAACCTTTCAACTTTAGGCAGTTGAAAGTCCCGACAATGCAACACAACCCTATAAAAAGATGACCGTATTCACCCCTCAGTAACAGGCGGCTCTGCTGCTGAAGCTAAGGACATGGTCTTATCCACTACAATGTAATCTTTGATGGCCCTGACAGAACCAAAGGGCATGAGGATAAAATCACCATCTTCTTTGTATTTTGCTTTTTCAAGTGCGATGTCAGGTTTGACCACAAGATCCTCAATGGAACCGCTGCGGATGTCTATCACAATATTGTTCAATACTCCAAGGGTCACTCCATCCGAACTGACAACCTGTTTATCCCTGAGATTCCTTGCAAATATTTTTTTCATTACCATATCCTCCAAATTTTTATCTATAACCTATATATGACTTTTGTTCTGTTTTAGTCTTGCCCTCAAACTGTTCTTCCATTCGCTTGTAAT contains these protein-coding regions:
- a CDS encoding type II toxin-antitoxin system PemK/MazF family toxin encodes the protein MNYNRGDVVIVPFPFVTSEGALQKARPALIISDHSIDRRFDDLIMVGITSRIVKDMKKTEYRIVEGTEDFKYSGLIKTSVVRCEYIMTVPQGLVARKLGHLPDETIKKIDKKLKLSLGINE
- a CDS encoding HAD hydrolase family protein produces the protein MIRAAGLGVAVGNAHPALKDAADLVTTGQYGAGVVEALKLTGLELNRLSDNYCQ
- a CDS encoding UPF0175 family protein → MDKMSEIKTTLNLPASFPFSVKVRESEMPDFIKRTLAIELYREGKISLGKAAELAGVRNKWEMLTLLDKSGVPLNYTIEDFEKNLDTLERITG
- a CDS encoding PRC-barrel domain containing protein translates to MKKIFARNLRDKQVVSSDGVTLGVLNNIVIDIRSGSIEDLVVKPDIALEKAKYKEDGDFILMPFGSVRAIKDYIVVDKTMSLASAAEPPVTEG